Proteins from a genomic interval of Pseudomonas asplenii:
- a CDS encoding LysR family transcriptional regulator: MMNLMHWRLLVAILDSGTITRAAEQVGMTQSAASQALAGMEETLGVQLFVREARQAVPTAVGLHVLEQARLMLGALQNIRQRVDSAKGLARGTIRLASFPMVLSTLLPPLLQRFRQRYPGIEVIALEVSDHEVEAMLAGNLVDVGVVLNPEPGRAARELGRDRWVAVLPLGHHLAARGLEGRVSLAELVAEPFVLATGGCTVNARSLAAEAGLQLADVRVEVREWSSAFALVRENLGVSLVPELTLPPERRGLRVLPLDIPVERRFALVACPAASQRAAVAALFEMLDQSAI; the protein is encoded by the coding sequence ATGATGAACCTGATGCACTGGCGTCTGCTGGTGGCGATCCTCGACAGTGGCACTATCACTCGCGCCGCCGAGCAGGTCGGCATGACTCAGTCGGCCGCCAGCCAGGCCCTGGCCGGGATGGAAGAAACACTCGGCGTGCAGTTGTTCGTCCGCGAGGCGCGCCAGGCGGTGCCGACGGCTGTCGGGTTGCACGTGCTGGAGCAGGCGCGGTTGATGCTCGGTGCGCTGCAGAACATTCGTCAGCGGGTCGACAGCGCCAAGGGCCTGGCACGCGGTACGATCCGGCTGGCGAGTTTCCCCATGGTCCTGAGCACTTTGTTGCCGCCGTTGCTGCAGCGTTTTCGCCAGCGCTATCCCGGTATCGAGGTGATCGCGCTGGAGGTCAGCGATCATGAGGTCGAGGCGATGCTCGCCGGTAACCTGGTGGATGTCGGGGTGGTGCTCAACCCGGAGCCGGGGCGTGCAGCCCGTGAGCTGGGGCGCGATCGCTGGGTGGCGGTGCTGCCTTTGGGACATCATCTGGCGGCTCGTGGCCTTGAGGGACGGGTCAGCCTCGCGGAACTGGTGGCCGAGCCCTTTGTGCTGGCGACCGGCGGCTGTACGGTCAACGCCCGCAGCCTCGCTGCCGAGGCTGGTCTGCAACTTGCGGATGTGCGGGTCGAGGTGCGCGAGTGGAGCAGCGCTTTCGCCCTGGTACGGGAGAACCTTGGTGTGAGCCTGGTGCCGGAGCTGACCTTGCCGCCAGAGCGCAGGGGCCTGCGGGTGCTGCCCCTGGATATCCCCGTCGAGCGTCGGTTTGCCCTGGTGGCTTGTCCCGCGGCCAGCCAGCGCGCGGCAGTGGCGGCGTTGTTCGAGATGCTGGATCAGTCGGCCATATGA
- a CDS encoding NHL repeat-containing protein has product MDMKNRISNATPPVSSTNVPDTSQRPGTLDLEFGEYQDGMVIFSEAGPGFVGPSLLQKEGRHLFIGVHDASSNSMMLADFVAEGFYYNHFTSSFPGPSRTLINASLDNEQNLVILGNFRADEQAFCTRLTTTGERDLAFGDQGEVRLPYRAPWTGRGHRITLQTDGHILMLLKKTAKDEPERDVIVRLDRSGHLDHGFGTCGVVTAQEPDIAFEALALQADGKLVVAGSRGRRAVLMRYDSTGLPDASFGNAGYLEFESISEGNATLFAVAVQQDQKIVAAGSANLPRNVALLVRSTEEGRLDPEFNTGSPLAFPGIGICLATVIQEDGRIVSVGHIDNGSQTWLMRHLGNGEVDREFGDKGISRVNRIPGDTSYFSHLELQPDGKILISGRYASHSAVIRCHGS; this is encoded by the coding sequence ATGGACATGAAAAACCGGATATCCAACGCAACGCCACCCGTTTCTTCAACCAACGTTCCCGACACCTCGCAACGCCCCGGCACACTGGACCTTGAGTTCGGTGAGTACCAGGACGGCATGGTGATCTTCTCCGAAGCCGGCCCTGGTTTCGTCGGCCCTTCACTCTTACAAAAAGAGGGACGGCATCTGTTTATCGGCGTTCATGACGCATCGTCCAACAGCATGATGCTGGCCGACTTCGTAGCCGAAGGTTTTTATTACAATCATTTCACTTCGTCCTTTCCAGGACCGAGCCGTACATTGATCAATGCGTCACTGGATAATGAACAGAACCTGGTGATACTGGGCAACTTCCGCGCCGATGAACAGGCCTTTTGCACGCGACTGACGACAACCGGCGAACGGGACCTGGCCTTTGGCGACCAGGGTGAAGTCCGACTGCCCTATCGGGCGCCCTGGACAGGCCGGGGGCATCGGATCACCCTGCAGACGGACGGTCATATCCTCATGCTGCTGAAAAAAACCGCCAAGGACGAACCGGAAAGGGACGTCATTGTGCGCCTGGACCGCAGCGGACACCTCGACCACGGCTTCGGTACCTGTGGCGTGGTCACCGCGCAGGAACCCGACATCGCCTTCGAGGCGCTTGCACTGCAGGCGGACGGCAAGCTGGTGGTCGCCGGCAGTCGCGGCCGCCGGGCTGTGCTGATGCGTTACGACAGTACCGGCCTGCCGGACGCCAGCTTCGGCAACGCGGGATATCTGGAGTTCGAGTCGATCAGCGAAGGCAACGCGACGCTGTTTGCCGTTGCCGTGCAACAAGACCAGAAAATCGTCGCCGCAGGTTCAGCGAACCTCCCACGCAATGTCGCACTACTGGTTCGCAGCACCGAGGAAGGCAGGCTCGATCCCGAGTTCAACACCGGCAGTCCGCTCGCCTTCCCTGGCATCGGCATATGCCTGGCAACCGTCATCCAGGAAGACGGCAGAATCGTCAGTGTGGGTCATATCGATAACGGCAGCCAGACCTGGCTGATGCGCCATCTGGGCAATGGCGAGGTGGACCGTGAGTTTGGCGACAAGGGGATCAGTCGCGTCAACCGTATCCCCGGTGACACCAGTTACTTCTCCCACCTGGAGCTGCAACCCGATGGCAAGATCCTGATTTCCGGGCGCTATGCCAGCCACTCGGCGGTGATCCGCTGTCACGGTAGTTAA
- the gntR gene encoding HTH-type transcriptional regulator GntR → MTSTKNDKNPRTTGRPTLNEVARLAGVSPITASRALRGISSVATDLVEKVRRAAEELNYVVNPAARALASAQSHSVVVLVPSLSNLLFIDTLEAIHKVLRPRGFEVLIGNCHYSRDEEENLLRNYLAYQPRGLLLTGFDRSESARRMIETSNVPCVYMMDLDPGAGVNCVGFSQQRAGATAAEHLISRGRRNLAYIGAQLDQRTLLRGEGFRQALQQAGLYNPDLELLTPRPSSVGLGGELFLQMMNSHPQVDGIFFGNDDLAQGALLEAMRCGIKIPEQVAVLGFNDLPVSAFMVPRLSSIRTPREAIGQRAAEQLLNLMAGNAVPQPVVDMGFELMVRESS, encoded by the coding sequence ATGACCTCGACCAAGAACGACAAGAACCCCCGCACGACGGGCCGCCCTACCCTCAACGAAGTCGCACGCCTGGCCGGTGTCAGCCCGATCACCGCGTCCCGTGCGCTGCGCGGCATCAGCAGCGTGGCCACGGATCTGGTGGAAAAGGTCCGACGGGCGGCCGAAGAATTGAACTACGTGGTCAACCCAGCGGCCAGGGCCCTGGCTTCGGCCCAGAGTCATTCGGTGGTGGTGCTGGTGCCGTCGCTGTCCAACCTGCTGTTCATCGATACCCTCGAAGCGATTCACAAGGTACTGCGGCCACGCGGTTTCGAAGTGCTGATCGGCAACTGCCACTATTCCCGCGACGAAGAGGAAAACCTGCTGCGCAACTACCTGGCCTACCAGCCGCGTGGCCTGCTGCTGACCGGTTTCGATCGTTCGGAAAGTGCCCGACGGATGATCGAAACGAGCAATGTGCCGTGTGTCTACATGATGGACCTTGATCCCGGCGCGGGAGTGAATTGCGTGGGCTTCTCGCAACAACGCGCCGGGGCCACCGCCGCCGAGCACCTGATTTCCCGGGGCCGACGCAACCTGGCCTACATCGGCGCGCAGTTGGACCAGCGCACCCTGCTGCGCGGCGAAGGCTTTCGCCAGGCGTTGCAACAGGCTGGCCTCTACAATCCGGACCTGGAGTTACTGACACCTCGGCCGTCATCGGTAGGGCTCGGCGGTGAACTGTTTCTACAGATGATGAACAGCCACCCGCAGGTCGACGGGATTTTCTTCGGCAATGACGACCTGGCACAGGGCGCCTTGCTCGAAGCGATGCGCTGCGGCATCAAGATACCGGAGCAGGTGGCGGTCCTGGGCTTCAACGACTTGCCGGTATCGGCCTTCATGGTCCCGCGCCTGAGCAGCATCCGCACCCCACGCGAAGCCATCGGGCAGCGCGCGGCGGAACAGTTGCTGAACCTGATGGCGGGCAACGCCGTACCCCAGCCGGTGGTGGACATGGGTTTCGAACTGATGGTGCGCGAGAGCAGTTGA
- a CDS encoding multidrug/biocide efflux PACE transporter, with product MNIRKSFTERVFQAIGFEFFAVLLCTPLFAWVMSKPLLDMGVVTVANCFIALAWNVVFNGLFDRLRERLALAHNGWTRLLHAVLFEGGLIVVSVPLVAWWLELSLLSALLLDIGVLLFFLPYTYVYHWSYDLLRERLLQRRVA from the coding sequence ATGAACATCCGCAAATCCTTTACCGAACGTGTTTTCCAGGCCATCGGCTTCGAGTTTTTCGCGGTGTTGTTGTGCACACCGCTGTTTGCCTGGGTGATGAGTAAACCGCTGCTGGATATGGGGGTGGTCACGGTTGCCAACTGCTTTATCGCCCTGGCTTGGAACGTCGTATTCAACGGCCTGTTCGACCGGCTGCGCGAGCGTCTGGCACTGGCGCACAATGGCTGGACCCGGCTATTGCACGCGGTGCTGTTCGAAGGCGGGTTGATCGTGGTGAGTGTGCCGCTGGTAGCCTGGTGGCTGGAGCTGAGCTTGTTGTCGGCGTTGTTGCTGGATATCGGTGTACTGCTGTTTTTTCTGCCGTATACCTATGTTTATCACTGGAGCTATGACCTGCTGCGTGAGCGGTTGCTGCAGCGGCGAGTGGCCTGA
- a CDS encoding LysR family transcriptional regulator — MASNEVLQAFVQAATLGSFSAAARKLGKSQSTISAAVAGLEIDLGFELFDRSTRKPGLTAAGHVMLRKAEDILAANNRLEMAASQLAQGLEAKLTVVISDTYQSDRFEAALSGFAKRYPDLELECLIAECADLVELVQQGRAQLAFAERQDSYPPDLSSATVDERTEFAVFVHPEHPLANLAKIDQTDLQQHRELRLATIVNPYESRAQGRIWSASSYLMLLEMAQRGFGWAPLPRWLVERFAGGSLVQLQVRGWPRPVAVDALWSRLHPPGPAGSWLLTKMLE; from the coding sequence ATGGCCTCCAACGAAGTACTCCAGGCCTTTGTCCAGGCCGCTACCCTTGGCTCCTTTTCCGCCGCTGCCCGCAAGCTGGGCAAGAGCCAGTCGACCATCAGCGCGGCGGTGGCCGGGCTGGAAATCGATCTGGGCTTCGAATTGTTCGACCGTAGCACCCGCAAGCCAGGCTTGACCGCCGCCGGCCATGTGATGCTGCGCAAGGCCGAGGACATACTCGCCGCCAACAACCGCCTGGAAATGGCCGCCAGCCAGTTGGCACAGGGGCTTGAGGCCAAGCTCACTGTAGTGATTTCCGACACCTATCAGTCCGATCGCTTCGAAGCGGCGCTCAGCGGATTCGCTAAGCGTTATCCGGACCTGGAGCTGGAGTGCCTGATCGCCGAATGCGCCGACCTGGTGGAACTGGTGCAGCAGGGCCGGGCTCAACTGGCCTTCGCCGAAAGGCAGGACAGCTACCCGCCGGACCTGAGCAGTGCCACCGTGGACGAGCGCACCGAATTCGCCGTGTTCGTCCACCCCGAACATCCCCTGGCCAACCTGGCAAAGATCGACCAGACGGACCTGCAGCAACACCGTGAGTTGCGTCTGGCGACCATCGTCAACCCTTACGAAAGCCGCGCCCAGGGGCGGATCTGGTCGGCATCGAGCTACCTGATGTTACTGGAAATGGCCCAGCGCGGCTTCGGCTGGGCACCGTTGCCGCGCTGGTTGGTGGAACGTTTTGCCGGTGGTTCGCTGGTGCAGTTGCAAGTGCGTGGCTGGCCCAGACCGGTGGCGGTCGATGCCCTTTGGTCGCGCCTGCATCCACCGGGACCAGCGGGCAGTTGGTTGCTGACAAAGATGCTGGAGTGA
- a CDS encoding gluconokinase, which produces MSQPITALVIMGVSGCGKSSVGEAICRLGAATLIEGDSFHPAANITKMSAGIPLTDEDRAGWLDTLCDELRRIVATGEHPVLTCSALKLRYRERLRRAVPGLGFVFLELTPTVAAERVNHRPGHFMPGTLIDSQFAALESPRDEPLTLTLDATRDVEQLAQSANRWWQANGLERSA; this is translated from the coding sequence ATGAGTCAACCCATCACTGCCCTGGTCATCATGGGCGTTTCCGGTTGCGGCAAGTCCAGCGTGGGCGAGGCTATCTGCCGGCTCGGCGCGGCAACCCTGATCGAAGGCGACAGCTTTCACCCTGCGGCGAACATCACCAAGATGAGCGCCGGTATCCCCCTTACCGATGAAGACCGTGCCGGCTGGCTCGACACCCTGTGTGATGAGCTGCGTCGGATCGTGGCGACTGGCGAACATCCGGTGCTGACCTGCTCGGCATTGAAGTTGCGCTATCGCGAACGCCTGCGCCGTGCCGTACCGGGACTGGGCTTCGTATTTCTCGAACTGACCCCGACGGTCGCTGCCGAGCGGGTCAACCACCGTCCTGGGCATTTCATGCCCGGTACCCTGATCGACAGCCAGTTCGCCGCGCTGGAATCACCGCGGGACGAGCCGCTGACCTTGACGCTCGATGCGACCCGCGACGTCGAACAATTGGCCCAATCGGCCAATCGCTGGTGGCAGGCCAACGGCCTGGAACGAAGCGCCTGA
- a CDS encoding GyrI-like domain-containing protein: protein MDDTSHSVLASPRFEHGHFQLIAGLGGRFTADTSSAIPDLWDAFVPHIGKVPGQLGDETYGICCNPDGKGGFEYIAGVAISKLDDLPELYRWVEVQPQHYAVFEHQGSLDTLKQTFEAIWKEWLPTSGHTAADAPEFERYSADFNPQQGTGKVEVWLPICR, encoded by the coding sequence ATGGACGACACATCACACTCTGTATTGGCCTCCCCGCGCTTCGAGCACGGTCACTTTCAATTGATCGCCGGCCTGGGCGGACGTTTCACCGCCGATACTTCGTCAGCCATCCCCGATCTGTGGGATGCCTTCGTACCGCATATCGGAAAGGTACCGGGCCAGTTGGGCGATGAAACGTACGGTATCTGCTGTAATCCTGACGGTAAGGGCGGTTTTGAGTACATTGCGGGAGTCGCTATCAGCAAGCTCGACGACCTGCCCGAACTGTATCGCTGGGTTGAGGTACAGCCGCAGCACTATGCGGTGTTCGAGCATCAGGGGTCACTCGATACTCTCAAGCAGACCTTCGAGGCGATCTGGAAGGAGTGGTTGCCCACCTCAGGTCATACGGCTGCCGATGCACCGGAGTTCGAGCGCTACAGTGCCGATTTCAACCCGCAACAGGGCACCGGCAAAGTCGAAGTCTGGCTGCCGATCTGTCGATAA
- the alaC gene encoding alanine transaminase, translating to MADQGSPRRFARIDRLPPYVFNITAELKMAARRRGEDIIDLSMGNPDGATPPHIVEKLVTVAQREDTHGYSTSKGIPRLRRAISHWYKDRYDVEIDPESEAIVTIGSKEGLAHLMLATLDQGDTVLVPNPSYPIHIYGAVIAGAQVRSVPLVPGVDFFAELERAIRGSIPKPKMMILGFPSNPTAQCVELDFFERVIALAKQYDVLVIHDLAYADIVYDGWKAPSIMQVPGAKDIAVEFFTLSKSYNMAGWRIGFMVGNPELVNALARIKSYHDYGTFTPLQVAAIAALEGDQQCVRDIAEQYRQRRNVLVKGLHELGWMVENPKASMYVWAKIPEAYAHLGSLEFAKKLLAEAKVCVSPGLGFGEYGDDHVRFALIENQDRIRQAVRGIRSMFRADGLVKKTAEG from the coding sequence ATGGCAGACCAAGGTTCGCCGCGCCGCTTTGCGCGCATCGATCGACTCCCCCCCTATGTGTTCAATATCACTGCCGAGCTGAAGATGGCCGCCCGTCGTCGTGGCGAAGACATCATCGACTTGAGCATGGGTAATCCCGACGGTGCGACGCCGCCGCATATCGTCGAGAAACTGGTGACCGTCGCCCAGCGCGAAGATACCCATGGCTACTCCACCTCCAAGGGCATCCCACGACTGCGCCGGGCAATTTCCCACTGGTACAAGGATCGCTACGACGTCGAAATCGACCCGGAAAGCGAAGCCATCGTCACCATCGGTTCGAAAGAGGGTCTGGCGCACCTGATGCTCGCCACGCTCGACCAGGGCGATACCGTCCTGGTACCCAACCCCAGCTATCCGATTCATATCTACGGTGCAGTGATCGCCGGCGCCCAGGTGCGTTCGGTACCGCTGGTGCCAGGCGTGGACTTCTTCGCTGAACTGGAGCGGGCCATCCGCGGCTCGATCCCCAAGCCGAAGATGATGATCCTCGGTTTCCCGTCGAATCCGACCGCACAGTGTGTCGAGCTGGATTTCTTCGAACGGGTGATTGCCCTGGCCAAGCAGTACGACGTACTGGTGATCCACGATCTGGCCTACGCCGATATCGTCTACGACGGTTGGAAAGCCCCGTCGATCATGCAGGTGCCGGGTGCCAAGGATATCGCGGTGGAGTTCTTCACCCTGTCCAAGAGCTACAACATGGCCGGCTGGCGGATCGGCTTCATGGTCGGCAACCCGGAACTGGTCAACGCCCTGGCACGGATCAAGAGCTACCACGACTACGGTACCTTCACCCCCTTGCAGGTGGCGGCCATCGCGGCCCTGGAAGGCGATCAGCAGTGCGTGCGAGATATCGCCGAACAGTATCGGCAACGCCGCAATGTACTGGTCAAGGGTCTGCATGAACTGGGCTGGATGGTCGAGAACCCCAAGGCCTCGATGTATGTCTGGGCGAAGATTCCCGAGGCCTATGCACACCTGGGCTCACTGGAGTTCGCCAAGAAGCTGCTGGCCGAGGCCAAGGTCTGCGTCTCACCGGGCTTGGGCTTTGGTGAGTACGGCGACGACCATGTACGGTTCGCGCTGATCGAGAACCAGGACCGTATTCGCCAGGCGGTACGTGGCATTCGCAGCATGTTCCGCGCCGATGGCCTGGTGAAGAAAACCGCCGAGGGCTGA
- a CDS encoding NAD-dependent succinate-semialdehyde dehydrogenase — protein sequence MTDANYVNTQLLIDGVWSDAQSGKTIDVLNPATGLVIGQVAHADIADLDRALAALQRGFDVWRWVPANERAQIMRKAAQLVRERAEGIAQLLTLEQGKPIAESRVEVNSAADIIEWFADEGRRVYGRVVPSRNVAVQQTVVREPVGPVAAFTPWNFPVNQVVRKLCAALATGCSFLVKAPEETPASPAALLRAFVDAGVPPGVVGLVFGDPAQISSYLIAHPVVRKVTFTGSTPVGKHLAALAGQHMKRATMELGGHAPVIIAEDADVEAAVKAMAGAKFRNAGQVCISPTRFLVHNSIREEFTREMVRYAESLKVGNGLDADTTLGALANGRRLSAMSQVVESALASGARLETGGERIGNTGNFFAPTILSGVPLDADVFNNEPFGPVAAVRGFDSLDEAIAEANRLPYGLAAYAFTRSFANVHRLTQRVEAGMLWINQAMTPWAEMPFGGVKDSGYGSEGGPEALEPYLVAKSVYVNSL from the coding sequence ATGACCGATGCGAATTATGTGAATACGCAACTGCTGATCGATGGTGTATGGAGCGATGCGCAGAGCGGCAAGACGATCGATGTGCTGAACCCGGCCACCGGCCTGGTCATCGGCCAGGTTGCCCATGCCGATATCGCCGATCTGGACCGGGCCCTGGCGGCCCTGCAACGCGGCTTTGACGTGTGGCGCTGGGTGCCGGCCAACGAGCGGGCGCAGATCATGCGCAAGGCGGCGCAGTTGGTTCGCGAGCGTGCCGAAGGCATCGCGCAGTTGCTGACTCTGGAGCAGGGCAAGCCGATTGCCGAGTCGCGGGTGGAGGTCAACTCCGCCGCCGATATCATCGAATGGTTCGCCGACGAAGGGCGGCGGGTCTATGGTCGAGTCGTCCCATCGCGCAACGTTGCCGTGCAGCAGACCGTGGTGCGAGAGCCGGTTGGCCCGGTCGCGGCGTTCACCCCGTGGAACTTCCCGGTCAACCAGGTGGTGCGCAAGCTGTGTGCCGCACTGGCCACCGGCTGTTCCTTCCTGGTCAAGGCACCCGAGGAAACCCCTGCGTCGCCAGCCGCCTTGCTGCGGGCGTTTGTCGATGCCGGCGTGCCACCGGGGGTGGTCGGGCTGGTATTCGGCGATCCGGCACAGATTTCCTCCTACCTGATTGCCCACCCGGTGGTGCGCAAGGTCACGTTCACCGGCTCGACTCCGGTGGGCAAGCACCTGGCGGCGCTGGCCGGTCAGCACATGAAGCGGGCGACGATGGAACTGGGCGGGCATGCGCCGGTGATTATCGCCGAGGACGCCGATGTCGAGGCGGCGGTCAAGGCCATGGCCGGCGCCAAGTTCCGCAATGCCGGACAGGTGTGCATTTCGCCGACGCGGTTTCTGGTGCACAACAGCATCCGTGAGGAGTTCACCCGGGAGATGGTTCGTTATGCCGAGTCGCTCAAGGTCGGCAATGGCCTGGACGCCGACACCACCCTCGGCGCGCTGGCCAACGGTCGGCGCCTGAGTGCGATGAGCCAGGTGGTCGAGAGCGCGCTGGCCAGTGGTGCGCGTCTGGAAACCGGTGGCGAACGGATCGGCAACACCGGTAACTTCTTCGCCCCGACCATCCTGTCCGGTGTGCCTCTGGATGCGGATGTGTTCAACAATGAACCGTTCGGTCCGGTTGCCGCCGTACGGGGTTTCGACTCGCTCGACGAGGCCATCGCCGAAGCCAACCGCTTGCCCTATGGCCTGGCCGCCTATGCCTTCACCCGTTCGTTCGCCAACGTGCACCGGCTGACCCAGCGGGTCGAGGCCGGCATGCTGTGGATCAACCAGGCGATGACGCCTTGGGCTGAGATGCCGTTTGGCGGGGTGAAGGATTCCGGCTACGGTTCCGAAGGGGGACCGGAGGCGCTGGAACCGTACCTGGTGGCGAAATCGGTGTACGTCAACTCGCTGTGA
- a CDS encoding GntP family permease, translated as MFGLSHNTYLLLDAVVTIIGLIVLITRFKIHPFIALIISSAFLGLTSGMPADKIIKAFQDGFGGVLGFVGIILALGTMLGKMMSDSGGADQIAQTLIRAFGKERVQWAMMFAAFLVGIPLFFEIGFVLLIPLVFIVARRTGVSLIKIGIPLLAGLSAVHGLVPPHPGPLLAIGVFNADIGKTILYGLIVALPTAIIAGPIYGTFIARYIPGNPSQELVDQLAREPESGSLPSFGVTLVTVLLPVFLMLLKTFADVVLPDGHFFRIWMDMIGHPISALLLALLLALYTFGKRQGMDSKRILKLLDASLAPTAAIILIIGAGGGFKQMLVTSGVGDVIGHIAVNAQISPILLAWLVAAVIRVATGSATVATITGAGIVMPVVDLIPGVNRELLVLATGAGSLILSHVNDAGFWLVKQYFNMTVAETFKTWTAMETILSVVGLVFILLLSLVV; from the coding sequence ATGTTCGGACTGTCCCACAACACCTATCTGCTGCTCGATGCAGTGGTCACCATCATCGGGCTGATCGTGCTGATCACCCGGTTCAAGATCCATCCCTTCATCGCCCTGATCATTTCCTCGGCGTTTCTCGGCCTGACCTCGGGCATGCCGGCGGACAAGATCATCAAGGCGTTCCAGGACGGTTTCGGCGGGGTGCTGGGGTTCGTCGGCATCATCCTGGCGTTGGGGACCATGCTCGGCAAGATGATGTCGGATTCGGGTGGTGCCGATCAGATCGCCCAGACCCTGATCCGTGCCTTCGGCAAGGAGCGGGTGCAGTGGGCAATGATGTTCGCGGCGTTCCTGGTGGGGATTCCGCTGTTCTTCGAAATCGGCTTCGTGCTGCTGATCCCGCTGGTGTTCATCGTTGCCCGGCGAACCGGTGTGTCGCTGATCAAGATCGGTATCCCGTTGCTGGCCGGGCTGTCGGCAGTGCATGGCCTGGTGCCGCCGCATCCGGGACCGCTGCTGGCGATCGGCGTATTCAACGCCGACATCGGCAAGACCATTCTCTACGGATTGATCGTTGCCCTGCCGACCGCGATCATCGCCGGTCCGATCTATGGCACCTTCATTGCGCGCTACATTCCTGGTAATCCTTCGCAGGAACTGGTGGATCAACTGGCTCGGGAGCCTGAGTCTGGCAGCCTGCCCAGCTTCGGCGTGACCCTGGTGACCGTGCTGTTGCCGGTGTTTTTGATGCTGCTCAAGACCTTCGCCGATGTCGTTTTACCGGACGGGCATTTCTTCCGCATCTGGATGGACATGATCGGCCACCCGATCAGTGCCTTGCTGCTGGCCCTGCTGCTGGCGCTGTACACCTTCGGCAAGCGCCAGGGCATGGACTCCAAGCGTATCCTCAAACTGCTGGATGCGAGCCTGGCGCCGACCGCGGCAATCATTCTGATCATCGGTGCCGGGGGCGGCTTCAAGCAGATGCTGGTGACCAGCGGCGTGGGTGATGTGATTGGCCATATCGCGGTGAATGCGCAGATCTCGCCGATCCTGCTGGCGTGGCTGGTGGCGGCGGTGATCCGCGTGGCGACGGGGTCGGCGACGGTGGCGACCATTACCGGTGCCGGGATCGTGATGCCGGTGGTGGACCTGATTCCCGGGGTGAACCGTGAATTGCTGGTGTTGGCGACGGGAGCGGGCTCGCTGATTCTGTCTCACGTCAACGATGCGGGGTTCTGGCTGGTCAAGCAGTACTTCAACATGACCGTGGCCGAGACCTTCAAGACCTGGACCGCGATGGAGACCATCCTGTCGGTGGTGGGGCTGGTGTTTATTCTGTTGCTGTCGCTGGTGGTCTGA